From the genome of Candidatus Hydrogenedentota bacterium:
GCGCGGCGCGGCCCATGCGCGCGCACAATTCCGGGTCGCGCCAGAGCAGGCCCATCTTCTCTGCGAGGTCCGCCGCGTCGCCCGGCGCAAAGTGGAAGCCGGAAACACCATCCGTCACCAATTCCTGCAAACCGCCGATGCGCGCCGCAATCACCGGCACGCCATGGCTCATCGCCTCCACGGCGACAAG
Proteins encoded in this window:
- a CDS encoding glycosyltransferase; protein product: LVAVEAMSHGVPVIAARIGGLQELVTDGVSGFHFAPGDAADLAEKMGLLWRDPELCARMGRAAREEAAEKFSEAVHYAKLVAAYERAIQLQRGAGGANVA